A stretch of the Mycobacteroides immunogenum genome encodes the following:
- a CDS encoding Gp37-like protein: MMGLSDEQLWEAAKRSGDIARIAATARALTEKKSKVDTSYRFTVCDKMWTPMASVGSDLIEGTGAKPRNDCPTGKLTLKGSSPLIQMFMDCRKTLVGVEMETAGGRTNFYTKVHRYRYERGTWTGNVEMRGIWDILNYYVIWPTWWLPLAAQPVSHAIFMWALQTCVENMVAECAMRIQSGWLEFVNNGLSLNGDTRAWFGTILQALKRDGLTPQTFGRMLRTPTYVTRTNPFLDTSPMCAKTVRMETCGTVIKDVTRAYGVDTRMDLFRPGDPQPDKWANLDSPTYVFSTRDRQQISGPTKTVADSVIKTVIDLGGSLGGIFAPVIKQVPGMDGVFYAPTLGVDFEQPYAYIVAPEEGEDSNIISAEIADHTPEGWQHIIGGRSPKWLNDLMNATFAWLIDSLMIVVGFSGIPSDLLSGFLNNSFLAFQLVQVYEVRDEVGPFHPAIERFYPTASAPYNIETMFAFINAIFDAQGATTAQVTFRNGDQYALDRDIFEGGLMSLVYHRRTKMVTDYIENTMWRITATEQTLLVQLGDGRRDEAPLGRIQRFITGAFEAINVITLAPQS, translated from the coding sequence GTGATGGGTCTATCCGACGAGCAGCTCTGGGAAGCGGCCAAACGCTCGGGCGATATCGCGCGCATCGCCGCCACCGCGCGAGCCTTGACCGAGAAAAAGTCCAAGGTAGACACCAGCTATCGGTTCACCGTCTGCGACAAGATGTGGACCCCGATGGCCTCGGTGGGCTCAGATCTCATCGAGGGCACGGGCGCCAAGCCCCGTAACGATTGCCCCACCGGAAAGCTGACCCTCAAGGGCAGCTCACCGCTGATTCAGATGTTCATGGACTGCCGCAAAACCCTGGTCGGTGTCGAGATGGAAACCGCCGGGGGCCGCACCAACTTTTACACCAAGGTCCACCGCTACCGCTACGAACGCGGCACGTGGACGGGAAACGTTGAGATGCGCGGTATTTGGGACATCCTCAACTATTACGTCATCTGGCCGACATGGTGGCTTCCGTTGGCGGCCCAGCCCGTTTCGCATGCGATCTTCATGTGGGCACTGCAGACCTGCGTGGAGAACATGGTCGCCGAGTGCGCCATGCGCATCCAGTCCGGCTGGCTGGAATTCGTCAACAACGGCCTCTCGCTGAACGGCGATACCCGGGCATGGTTCGGCACCATCTTGCAGGCCCTCAAGCGCGACGGGCTCACGCCGCAGACATTCGGGCGGATGCTGCGCACCCCCACCTACGTCACGCGCACCAACCCTTTCCTGGACACATCACCGATGTGCGCCAAGACCGTTCGCATGGAAACCTGCGGCACGGTCATCAAGGATGTCACCCGCGCCTACGGCGTCGACACCCGCATGGACCTGTTCCGGCCGGGCGACCCGCAGCCGGACAAGTGGGCCAACCTGGATTCACCGACCTACGTGTTTTCCACCCGGGACCGCCAACAAATCTCTGGCCCCACCAAGACCGTCGCCGATTCGGTCATCAAGACCGTCATCGACCTGGGTGGATCCCTTGGCGGGATTTTCGCCCCGGTCATCAAGCAGGTGCCGGGCATGGATGGGGTGTTCTACGCCCCCACGCTCGGTGTGGATTTCGAGCAGCCCTACGCCTACATCGTGGCCCCCGAAGAGGGCGAAGACTCCAATATCATCAGCGCCGAGATCGCCGATCACACCCCCGAGGGCTGGCAGCACATCATCGGAGGGCGTAGCCCAAAGTGGCTGAACGACTTGATGAATGCCACGTTTGCGTGGTTGATCGATTCGCTGATGATCGTGGTGGGGTTCTCCGGGATCCCCTCGGATCTGCTCTCGGGGTTCCTGAACAACAGCTTCTTGGCGTTCCAGCTGGTGCAGGTGTACGAGGTCCGCGACGAGGTGGGCCCGTTCCATCCGGCGATCGAGCGGTTCTATCCCACCGCGAGTGCCCCGTACAACATCGAAACCATGTTTGCGTTCATCAACGCGATCTTCGATGCCCAAGGCGCGACCACGGCGCAGGTCACGTTCCGTAACGGTGACCAATACGCCTTGGACAGAGACATTTTCGAGGGTGGCTTGATGTCGCTGGTGTATCACCGCCGCACCAAGATGGTCACCGACTACATCGAAAACACCATGTGGCGCATCACTGCTACTGAGCAGACGCTGCTGGTGCAGCTCGGCGATGGCCGCCGCGACGAAGCCCCGCTGGGCAGGATCCAGCGCTTCATTACCGGCGCCTTCGAAGCCATCAACGTCATCACCCTGGCCCCCCAGTCCTGA
- a CDS encoding DUF7257 domain-containing protein, whose product MSVTIRYPANPVTPHGWYHLVNGEKPMMRLTAYDGSVEMFMLGGYAIPDPHLAPEAVHVVDLEGLIAPWKHVTQKGATEDGVLHVDAFLDPVEVKLTVKCRGRNARATRRVYRHLIDSLDAIKCSRLDFFDQEAGYWWADVRWFQGGQPDPVSGMRKGTAQKATLRLQADTGTWKSFDHADAFTFTYDAMTDTFAVDHRDTKNLGNVPQHYSGTGGGYCTANGDQMIWVDDPDDLLLTTSRRVINGPWPDFDTDTDNQVISQVHGGFQEWSLPDSARNILGGRMNRNPDGSWAGDGVFVEYGAGYLRLYYTINFVETTLRVWPLAMVIPPMLGEKFTLVCGYTGNLRTFKFLRNGLEILSVTEPGTGSPLGPDHRGIGNGAFAASAVLTQATPAPIRKISAGDNAEIAQTGFLKRINIGDQDMYDDYTLFGPFTKVKIYDGPGSGEYVEFGPLLPNQVVLLRTDPRVHTTLVQDLTSVPPSPQELDIFQDAIDKFMSFAGMNGSAFAEQIESLFGIRAPQGPLYKYLTGRFSKNAAIPAKSPGNPAQPYFVKVSIEGGNADSKIIASGTPRRRYPL is encoded by the coding sequence GTGAGCGTGACAATCCGCTATCCGGCCAACCCGGTTACCCCGCACGGCTGGTATCACCTCGTCAACGGTGAAAAACCGATGATGCGCCTGACCGCGTATGACGGGTCGGTCGAGATGTTCATGCTCGGCGGCTACGCAATACCCGACCCGCACCTGGCGCCCGAAGCGGTGCATGTCGTCGACCTCGAGGGCTTGATCGCGCCGTGGAAGCACGTCACCCAGAAGGGCGCCACCGAAGACGGTGTACTGCACGTCGATGCGTTCCTGGATCCGGTCGAGGTCAAGCTCACCGTCAAATGCCGGGGCCGCAACGCCCGCGCGACGCGCCGGGTGTATCGGCATCTGATCGATTCCCTCGATGCCATCAAGTGCTCGCGGTTGGACTTCTTCGACCAGGAGGCCGGCTACTGGTGGGCAGATGTGCGCTGGTTCCAAGGCGGGCAACCCGATCCGGTGTCGGGTATGCGCAAGGGCACCGCACAAAAGGCCACGCTGCGGCTACAGGCCGACACCGGCACCTGGAAGAGCTTCGATCACGCCGACGCGTTCACCTTCACCTACGACGCGATGACCGACACCTTCGCTGTTGATCACCGAGACACCAAGAACCTCGGGAACGTTCCGCAGCACTACAGCGGCACCGGCGGGGGCTACTGCACCGCCAACGGCGATCAGATGATCTGGGTCGATGACCCCGACGATCTGCTGCTGACCACCTCACGGCGGGTCATCAACGGGCCCTGGCCCGATTTCGACACCGACACCGACAACCAGGTCATCTCCCAAGTACACGGCGGTTTTCAGGAATGGTCGCTGCCCGATTCGGCGCGCAACATTTTGGGCGGCCGCATGAACCGCAACCCCGATGGCAGCTGGGCCGGCGACGGGGTGTTCGTCGAGTACGGCGCGGGATATCTGCGCCTGTACTACACGATCAATTTCGTTGAGACCACGCTGCGTGTGTGGCCGCTGGCGATGGTGATCCCGCCGATGCTGGGGGAGAAGTTCACGCTGGTGTGCGGCTACACCGGCAATCTGCGCACGTTCAAATTCCTGCGCAACGGATTAGAGATCCTGTCGGTCACCGAACCGGGCACCGGCTCACCACTAGGGCCCGATCACCGAGGCATCGGCAACGGTGCGTTCGCCGCCTCGGCGGTGCTCACCCAGGCCACCCCCGCCCCGATCCGCAAGATTTCCGCGGGCGATAACGCCGAGATCGCACAAACCGGTTTCCTCAAGCGCATCAACATCGGCGATCAGGACATGTACGACGACTACACCCTGTTTGGGCCGTTCACGAAGGTCAAGATCTACGACGGGCCCGGCTCGGGCGAGTACGTCGAGTTCGGTCCGCTACTGCCCAATCAGGTGGTGTTGTTGCGCACCGATCCGCGCGTGCACACCACCCTCGTGCAAGACCTGACCTCGGTGCCGCCCTCACCACAGGAACTCGACATCTTCCAGGACGCCATCGACAAGTTCATGAGTTTTGCCGGGATGAACGGCTCGGCGTTCGCCGAACAAATCGAATCACTGTTCGGCATCCGGGCCCCACAAGGCCCGCTGTACAAGTACCTCACGGGGCGTTTCTCGAAAAACGCTGCGATACCGGCGAAGTCACCAGGCAACCCGGCGCAGCCGTATTTCGTGAAGGTCTCGATCGAGGGCGGCAACGCCGACTCCAAGATCATCGCCTCGGGCACCCCGCGACGGAGATACCCGCTCTAA
- a CDS encoding HK97 gp10 family phage protein has protein sequence MATERRPNPLVALGVPQSVIDKAIHTSAQAKAEKARVGKQMAAHAKSISPADHGDYGAAWKVQQGKGRDDDTKVVNDNFKAHWIEDGTGGTSPTPEFAVAAKTAIAFGGTAADVINRPER, from the coding sequence ATGGCCACGGAGCGCAGACCCAACCCGCTGGTGGCGTTGGGTGTGCCGCAGTCGGTGATCGACAAGGCGATCCACACCTCGGCGCAAGCCAAGGCCGAGAAGGCGCGCGTCGGCAAGCAGATGGCCGCACACGCCAAGTCCATCTCGCCGGCCGATCACGGCGACTACGGCGCGGCATGGAAAGTGCAGCAGGGCAAGGGCCGCGACGATGACACCAAGGTCGTCAACGACAACTTCAAAGCCCACTGGATTGAGGACGGCACCGGGGGCACCAGCCCGACACCGGAATTCGCCGTCGCGGCCAAGACCGCCATAGCGTTCGGCGGCACCGCCGCCGATGTCATCAATAGGCCCGAGCGATGA
- a CDS encoding phage tail tape measure protein — MSVEIPIGAAADHRSWKRVADDATRTFGNAGKDAGREFANALSGSSKEVEQSLKRMGDRASDAYDKASDAVGRLKSEEAQLQRLRDSDADGARVIRQAEKVETARRAESRAVRDATAAYKEYQQAADEASRRNNTNVTGGMRAQAGQAAQLGRDMADGFSGGFVSGVSGAASIARLGAAGGPIGMALMGLAAVGVLAGRQLADGIADGMAQLRVEDVFRTRMGIDPATMSKLSDAAGSAWAKGFGQSAQENLSILDLGFQARLIGANTNEQDARKFVERMATTQSVTGEDPRSLALGARGLVSGGMVKSYVDAFDLIIAAQQKGLNLSGDMMDTLNEYAINFKNLGLSGSETLGLINQMFEANIRNTDLAADSLREFAISANDGSTTTRAAFKALGFDSEAMSKSFAAGGQEAKSAFDAILVAMAAIEDPQQRTNIGLALFKTRWEEANTAIAAMDLKKAGEQFEDITGKTDKASEALGEHANGWTKLGDTISNEIDRIGKKLADSGLGRWIGQGLPGWISDRLTENDFDKQVQRGNVNFDERLAQSPFKTGAPMPASGTPAWNELLDLASTGRIPGISARDGKITDAGGNPIPEFNPPAEPAPNFYKDWYPGAAAVRGIGPGMPFEEAKKQVEAADKGDKTKAPIDPKLWSVQSLPVSMPPGLAAAPPGVPGALVPSPKGGAGLGRYEVDPMRVYDAESSAIRAKNSLEQDRIALIRLEQQGTADQDGLLRARNQVADAERSYVSAQMKLAEAQQGTWKKMEGSAKDLSDGMGQIGAALDKDFGISKGLPGMAENLVKFLANMAAAPLLGQLGAISAVNPSKGGYGAMGILAAQGAFGPQYTGVAPSAGSAGGGGYAARGGYAPYPGDAALMSNVKAGRYVSEAGVGDLTRGIGDCSSAVEDLVDILDGRPTSGRNLSTGNAAEWLTGRGFLPGMGGDGDFRVGFNPAHMQATLPGGTNINWGSDASAAQRGMDGSQGAYDPAFTSHYYRPAGSGGAPAPAVASSPASGAPSPAAGLTVTGNPALGGYDPVMSDPALTNPGLTTGMPAAGGGWGGGTGPAQAWSPSSTRIGGVEPATGSGAGGIGITPGGTIDTAIGMAASVGDMFAPGAGQAAQTGIKLANRAIQFGAQAAGIGVQGAMDTFLPTGGSELANKSWVSKILGGVAGAAPAIPNVAGKASAPPNPNQGDPNAQGGQGKAGDTHISVTNNRATEDGTGRDIAFHQQARNSGPGM, encoded by the coding sequence ATGTCCGTCGAGATCCCTATCGGTGCCGCCGCTGATCACCGGTCGTGGAAGCGGGTCGCTGATGATGCCACCCGCACGTTCGGCAACGCGGGCAAGGACGCCGGCCGCGAGTTCGCCAACGCTCTCTCGGGCAGCTCCAAAGAGGTTGAGCAGTCCCTTAAGCGCATGGGCGATAGGGCATCGGATGCCTACGACAAGGCATCCGATGCTGTGGGTCGACTCAAATCCGAAGAGGCGCAGCTGCAGCGTCTACGCGACAGCGACGCCGACGGCGCCCGCGTTATCCGCCAGGCCGAGAAGGTGGAAACCGCCCGCCGCGCCGAATCACGCGCAGTGCGCGACGCCACAGCGGCATACAAGGAGTACCAACAGGCGGCCGACGAGGCTAGCCGCCGCAACAACACGAATGTCACCGGCGGGATGCGTGCCCAGGCCGGCCAGGCCGCCCAGCTTGGCCGTGACATGGCTGACGGGTTTTCGGGCGGGTTCGTCAGCGGCGTAAGCGGTGCGGCATCGATCGCTCGTCTCGGCGCGGCCGGTGGGCCGATCGGCATGGCCCTGATGGGCCTTGCCGCCGTGGGCGTTCTTGCGGGCCGTCAGCTGGCCGACGGTATCGCCGATGGCATGGCCCAGCTGCGGGTCGAGGATGTGTTCCGCACCCGCATGGGTATCGACCCCGCCACCATGAGCAAGCTCAGCGACGCGGCAGGTAGCGCGTGGGCCAAGGGATTCGGGCAGTCAGCGCAAGAGAACCTCTCGATCCTCGACCTCGGGTTCCAGGCACGGTTGATCGGCGCCAACACCAACGAACAGGATGCCCGCAAGTTCGTCGAGCGGATGGCGACCACGCAGTCGGTCACCGGAGAGGACCCGCGCTCCCTGGCCCTGGGTGCGCGCGGTTTGGTGTCCGGCGGCATGGTCAAAAGCTATGTCGACGCCTTCGATCTGATCATCGCCGCCCAGCAAAAGGGCCTCAACCTCTCGGGCGACATGATGGACACCCTCAATGAGTACGCCATCAACTTCAAAAACCTCGGACTATCCGGGTCTGAAACCCTCGGCCTGATCAACCAGATGTTCGAAGCCAACATCCGCAACACCGATCTGGCCGCTGATTCGTTGCGCGAGTTCGCGATCAGCGCCAACGACGGCTCCACCACCACCCGGGCGGCATTCAAGGCTCTCGGATTCGACTCGGAGGCCATGTCGAAGTCGTTCGCCGCGGGCGGCCAAGAGGCCAAGAGTGCGTTTGACGCCATCCTGGTCGCGATGGCGGCGATCGAGGATCCGCAGCAGCGCACCAACATCGGTCTGGCACTGTTCAAGACGCGATGGGAAGAGGCCAACACCGCGATTGCGGCCATGGACCTCAAGAAGGCCGGTGAGCAGTTCGAGGACATCACAGGTAAGACCGACAAGGCCTCTGAAGCGCTGGGGGAGCACGCCAACGGGTGGACCAAGCTCGGCGACACCATCTCCAATGAGATAGACCGCATCGGCAAGAAGCTCGCCGACTCCGGTCTGGGTCGCTGGATCGGCCAGGGCCTTCCCGGCTGGATCTCTGACCGGCTCACCGAGAACGATTTCGACAAGCAGGTCCAACGCGGCAACGTCAACTTCGATGAGCGTCTTGCTCAGTCCCCGTTCAAGACTGGGGCACCGATGCCCGCGTCGGGAACCCCGGCATGGAATGAGCTGCTCGATCTGGCGAGTACCGGCCGCATCCCGGGCATTTCGGCGCGCGACGGCAAGATCACCGATGCTGGCGGCAACCCGATCCCGGAGTTCAACCCGCCCGCCGAACCGGCCCCCAACTTCTACAAGGACTGGTACCCGGGCGCCGCCGCGGTCCGTGGCATCGGTCCCGGGATGCCGTTCGAGGAGGCCAAGAAGCAGGTCGAGGCCGCCGACAAGGGCGACAAAACCAAGGCGCCGATCGACCCGAAGCTGTGGTCGGTGCAATCCCTTCCGGTTTCTATGCCGCCGGGATTGGCCGCCGCGCCCCCCGGTGTCCCTGGGGCGCTGGTGCCCTCGCCCAAGGGCGGTGCCGGTCTGGGGCGCTACGAGGTTGACCCGATGCGCGTGTATGACGCTGAGTCGTCGGCCATTCGCGCCAAGAACTCCCTGGAGCAGGACCGCATTGCGCTGATCCGCCTGGAGCAGCAGGGCACCGCCGATCAGGATGGGTTGCTGCGCGCACGCAATCAGGTCGCCGACGCCGAGCGTTCCTATGTCTCGGCGCAGATGAAACTGGCCGAGGCCCAGCAAGGTACATGGAAAAAGATGGAAGGTTCGGCCAAGGATCTTTCCGATGGCATGGGGCAGATCGGCGCCGCCCTCGACAAGGACTTCGGGATCTCCAAGGGCCTGCCCGGCATGGCAGAGAACCTCGTGAAGTTCCTGGCCAACATGGCCGCCGCACCGCTACTGGGGCAACTCGGTGCGATCAGCGCCGTCAACCCGTCCAAGGGCGGCTACGGCGCGATGGGCATCCTGGCCGCCCAAGGCGCGTTCGGGCCGCAGTACACCGGTGTGGCGCCGTCGGCCGGATCTGCCGGAGGCGGCGGATACGCAGCGCGCGGCGGGTACGCGCCGTACCCGGGCGATGCGGCGCTGATGTCGAACGTCAAGGCGGGCAGGTATGTATCGGAGGCCGGCGTCGGTGATCTCACGCGGGGGATAGGCGATTGCTCCAGCGCCGTCGAGGATCTGGTCGACATCCTCGATGGTCGCCCCACGTCGGGCCGCAACCTCTCGACGGGCAATGCCGCCGAATGGTTGACGGGGCGCGGCTTCCTGCCGGGTATGGGCGGGGATGGTGACTTCCGCGTCGGGTTCAACCCCGCGCATATGCAAGCGACGTTGCCTGGCGGCACCAACATCAACTGGGGTAGCGACGCCTCGGCCGCCCAGCGCGGTATGGATGGCAGCCAGGGCGCTTACGATCCGGCGTTTACCTCGCACTACTACCGGCCCGCAGGCAGCGGGGGCGCACCGGCACCGGCTGTGGCGTCATCACCCGCCTCGGGCGCACCCTCCCCGGCTGCCGGTTTGACCGTTACAGGCAACCCGGCCTTGGGCGGATACGACCCGGTAATGAGTGACCCGGCGCTGACCAATCCCGGTCTGACTACGGGCATGCCGGCAGCTGGCGGCGGCTGGGGTGGCGGCACCGGGCCCGCGCAAGCCTGGAGCCCGTCCTCAACGCGCATCGGCGGGGTGGAACCGGCGACCGGCAGCGGTGCGGGCGGGATCGGCATCACCCCCGGCGGAACGATCGATACCGCAATCGGGATGGCCGCAAGCGTGGGCGACATGTTCGCCCCCGGTGCCGGGCAAGCGGCGCAGACCGGAATCAAGCTGGCCAACAGGGCAATCCAGTTCGGCGCCCAGGCCGCCGGCATCGGCGTGCAGGGCGCCATGGACACGTTCTTGCCCACGGGCGGCTCGGAGCTGGCCAACAAGAGTTGGGTGAGCAAGATTCTCGGCGGCGTCGCCGGGGCCGCACCGGCGATACCGAACGTGGCAGGAAAGGCCAGCGCGCCACCGAACCCGAACCAGGGCGACCCGAACGCACAAGGCGGGCAAGGCAAAGCGGGGGACACGCACATCAGCGTCACCAACAACCGCGCCACCGAGGACGGCACCGGACGCGATATCGCTTTCCATCAGCAGGCCCGCAACTCTGGGCCGGGGATGTGA
- a CDS encoding major capsid protein — protein MATSPVAYPLGAPVINDNKISVDLAYKSPGRITKRLSDLTLQKFIAPELFSSSGASTTTGAIIYDVIRINELYTKNDVEQRGPSDEYTIVQGERSQPEVAKSEDWGGKFWMSDEAIRRNDTAQMDRLTTQLANTLVRKINQRTVAVLEAVIASLGGAGVVPGHDWGNVTLSGNTPTPNNERPFADIIGAQLAADVEELGYVYNVWVLNPVQYADLRIAYGPELDAVLRDGDISTFVSNRVTPGTAYAAVRGGVGFLDYEQMLSTETWRTPENKKNWVQTSVLPIMGVTDPYAVKKVTGLAG, from the coding sequence ATGGCAACATCTCCCGTCGCGTACCCGCTGGGTGCGCCGGTCATCAACGACAACAAGATCTCGGTCGACCTGGCGTATAAGTCGCCGGGCCGGATCACCAAGCGGCTCTCGGATCTGACGCTGCAGAAGTTCATTGCCCCGGAGCTGTTTTCGTCCTCCGGGGCGAGCACCACGACCGGGGCGATCATCTACGACGTGATCCGGATCAACGAGCTGTACACCAAGAACGACGTGGAACAGCGCGGGCCGTCCGATGAGTACACGATCGTTCAGGGTGAGCGCTCCCAGCCCGAGGTCGCCAAGTCCGAGGACTGGGGTGGCAAGTTCTGGATGTCCGATGAGGCCATCCGGCGCAACGACACCGCGCAGATGGACCGCCTGACCACCCAGCTGGCCAATACCCTGGTACGCAAGATCAATCAGCGCACCGTGGCCGTGCTGGAGGCCGTGATCGCAAGCCTGGGTGGCGCTGGTGTGGTGCCCGGTCACGACTGGGGCAATGTCACCTTGTCCGGCAACACCCCGACGCCGAACAACGAACGCCCGTTCGCCGACATCATCGGGGCACAGCTGGCCGCCGATGTCGAAGAACTCGGCTACGTCTACAACGTGTGGGTGCTCAACCCCGTGCAGTACGCGGATCTGCGCATCGCCTACGGCCCCGAGCTTGACGCAGTGCTACGCGATGGCGATATCTCAACCTTCGTCTCCAATCGCGTGACACCCGGAACCGCCTATGCCGCAGTGCGTGGTGGTGTCGGGTTCCTGGACTACGAGCAGATGCTCTCCACCGAGACCTGGCGCACCCCGGAGAACAAGAAGAACTGGGTGCAGACCTCGGTGCTGCCCATCATGGGCGTCACCGATCCGTACGCCGTCAAGAAGGTCACCGGACTGGCGGGCTAG
- a CDS encoding glycine-rich domain-containing protein, translating into MCVGEVELSAMQAMGVVLSVHLDRNLALAAVYQLAVERSILVTRNLQLQATFQQDLALAVTMERALFLAKVVGCDLAQAVSMTGTISLARVAPIDLTCNMTAPRSISFDKLLPVNLTRTVSMSSALVIERVAKIDAALTVTMARACTLGYPPGGLPALANYTNAGGFTHNIVRNCDYMDCVGCGAGGGGGGGDGGLNTTGQGGRKGGWNAATVQRDVHIPGSALTLTGVVGAAGTAGAKEKDGGPGGDTTFLINGVTTTCPGGAGGKGAYSGNGLNQPGEAAGNTTINGQTYSGGAQAGTNTNGNAPGGGGGPGSGGFFGGGNPGRIGGIGRAHIRSYQ; encoded by the coding sequence ATGTGCGTCGGCGAGGTCGAACTCTCGGCCATGCAGGCCATGGGCGTGGTGCTGTCCGTACACCTCGACCGCAACCTCGCACTGGCGGCGGTCTACCAGCTGGCCGTCGAACGTTCCATATTGGTCACCCGGAACCTCCAGTTACAGGCCACATTCCAACAGGATCTCGCCCTGGCCGTCACCATGGAACGGGCACTATTCTTGGCCAAGGTCGTCGGCTGCGACCTCGCACAAGCCGTGAGCATGACCGGCACCATCTCATTGGCCCGGGTCGCGCCGATCGATTTGACGTGCAACATGACGGCGCCGCGCTCGATCAGCTTCGACAAACTACTGCCCGTCAACCTGACGCGCACAGTCTCCATGTCCTCGGCCCTGGTGATCGAACGGGTCGCCAAGATCGACGCCGCACTGACGGTGACCATGGCACGCGCCTGCACCCTCGGCTACCCGCCGGGCGGACTGCCCGCTCTGGCCAACTACACGAACGCGGGCGGGTTCACCCACAACATCGTGCGCAACTGCGACTACATGGACTGCGTGGGCTGTGGCGCCGGGGGTGGCGGTGGCGGCGGCGACGGAGGGCTCAACACCACCGGCCAGGGCGGGCGCAAGGGCGGATGGAACGCCGCCACAGTTCAGCGTGACGTACACATCCCCGGATCTGCACTGACTCTGACCGGCGTGGTGGGGGCAGCAGGAACCGCAGGCGCCAAAGAGAAGGACGGCGGCCCCGGCGGTGACACCACATTCCTGATCAACGGGGTCACCACAACCTGCCCCGGCGGGGCGGGCGGCAAAGGCGCCTACTCCGGTAACGGCCTGAATCAACCCGGCGAAGCCGCAGGCAACACCACCATCAATGGCCAGACCTACAGCGGTGGTGCGCAGGCAGGCACCAACACCAACGGCAACGCACCGGGCGGTGGCGGCGGCCCCGGCTCTGGCGGATTCTTCGGCGGCGGCAATCCGGGACGTATCGGCGGCATCGGCCGCGCACACATCCGGTCCTACCAATAG
- a CDS encoding phage tail fiber protein encodes MAWGMSSYLTNKILDHICRNVAYTPPAAVYAKMHTGDPGAAGTANASSVATRYACTFAAAASGSISQSNTPEHTLGATESIAGVSFWDHPTAGNFLWSSQATVSKSGASGDIIRINSDTLSLAPIAL; translated from the coding sequence ATGGCGTGGGGTATGTCGTCATATCTGACGAACAAGATTCTCGATCACATCTGCCGCAACGTGGCCTACACGCCACCGGCCGCCGTGTACGCCAAGATGCACACCGGCGACCCTGGTGCGGCCGGAACGGCCAACGCATCCTCAGTCGCCACCCGCTACGCGTGCACGTTCGCTGCAGCAGCATCGGGATCGATCAGCCAATCGAACACCCCCGAGCACACCCTCGGTGCCACGGAAAGCATTGCCGGGGTGTCGTTCTGGGATCACCCCACTGCCGGGAACTTTCTGTGGTCCTCGCAGGCCACCGTCTCGAAGTCGGGCGCCAGCGGCGACATCATCCGCATCAACTCCGACACCCTCTCACTCGCACCAATAGCCCTCTAG